Proteins found in one Deinococcus sp. Leaf326 genomic segment:
- the uvrA gene encoding excinuclease ABC subunit UvrA: MQNNLIVRGAREHNLKDITVELPRDRFVVITGVSGSGKSTLAFDTIYAEGQRRYVESLSAYARQFLGLMEKPDVDSITGLSPAISIDQKTTSHNPRSTVGTVTEVHDYLRLLYARVGTPYCPICGRKIEKQSPSEITDRLLGEFTDKRAILLAPVVRGRKGEYRKLFAELRREGFARVRVDGTLYELDEAEKLKLEKFEKHDVDVVIDRLTLRAGDRTRIAESVELGLRRGEGLLRVLMPDGAPSQDGEEGGPHEELYSEKFACPEHGSVLEELEPRSFSFNNPYGACPDCAGLGSKQEFSPDLVIDDKLSIAAGAILPWTKKGADAGVYYWDKLQALAEHLDFDLKAPWHELPVKAQKAVLYGPGEPFEVVYRRGGKETMRFMTEFEGVMTNLERRFADTESEFMREKLEEMMELRPCPTCGGTRYKPEILAVRVGGLNIAQASGMSVLEADAFFGELQDGALDHARIEPFLKEHLGGAARAHGPLHYAYTLGGFGAAVAAPVLRAIRTRLKFLVDVGLDYLSLDRTANTLSGGEAQRIRLATQVGSGLTGVLYVLDEPSIGLHPKDNGRLIGTLKNLRDLGNTLIVVEHDEDTMIEADYLVDMGPGAGVHGGQVIAVGTPAEVRDNPESLTGKYLRGELKIEVPEQRRRGNGKHLKVFGAREHNLQNVDLDLPLGAMTVVTGPSGSGKSTLIHDILHASLARELNGAKTNPGRFDRIEGMEHLDKVIEIDQSPIGRTPRSNPATYTGIFTEIRDLFTRTPEARRRGYLAGRFSFNVKGGRCEHCKGDGVMKIEMNFLPDIYVPCEVCKGARYNRETLEVKYNARSIADVLDMTVEDARNFFEAIPAIERKLSLLCDVGLGYMRVGQPSTTLSGGEAQRIKLATELSKRATGKTIYILDEPTTGLHFEDVRRLMEVLDRLTDGGNTLVVIEHNLDVMKRADWIVDLGPEGGVRGGTIVATGTPEQVAAHPTSYTGEYLRKLPGITPAAAAEPEPVLASPTRSGRSQKGRAKTGAA; this comes from the coding sequence GACACCATCTACGCCGAGGGCCAGCGCCGCTACGTCGAGTCGCTGAGCGCCTACGCCCGGCAGTTCCTGGGGCTGATGGAAAAGCCGGACGTGGACAGCATCACGGGGCTCTCGCCGGCCATCTCCATCGACCAGAAGACGACCAGCCACAACCCCCGCTCCACGGTGGGCACCGTGACCGAGGTGCACGACTACCTGCGTCTGCTGTACGCCCGCGTGGGCACGCCGTACTGCCCCATCTGCGGGCGCAAGATCGAGAAGCAGTCGCCGAGCGAGATCACCGACCGGCTGCTCGGCGAGTTCACGGACAAGCGCGCCATCCTGCTGGCCCCGGTCGTGCGCGGGCGCAAGGGCGAGTACCGCAAGCTGTTCGCCGAGCTGCGCCGCGAGGGCTTCGCGCGTGTGCGAGTGGACGGCACGCTGTACGAACTCGACGAGGCCGAGAAGCTCAAGCTGGAGAAATTCGAGAAGCACGACGTGGACGTGGTCATCGACCGCCTGACCCTGCGCGCAGGCGACCGGACCCGCATCGCCGAGAGCGTCGAGCTCGGCCTGCGCCGGGGCGAGGGCCTGCTGCGCGTCCTGATGCCCGACGGCGCGCCCAGTCAGGACGGCGAGGAGGGCGGCCCCCACGAGGAGCTGTATTCGGAGAAGTTCGCCTGCCCGGAGCACGGCAGCGTCCTCGAGGAACTCGAACCGCGCTCGTTTTCGTTCAACAACCCCTACGGCGCGTGCCCCGACTGCGCGGGCCTGGGCAGCAAGCAGGAGTTCAGTCCCGACCTCGTCATCGACGACAAACTCAGCATCGCCGCCGGGGCCATCCTTCCGTGGACCAAGAAGGGCGCCGACGCGGGCGTGTACTACTGGGACAAGTTGCAGGCCCTGGCCGAGCACCTGGACTTCGACCTCAAGGCGCCCTGGCATGAACTGCCCGTGAAGGCGCAAAAGGCCGTGCTGTACGGTCCCGGTGAGCCTTTCGAGGTCGTGTACCGACGGGGCGGCAAGGAAACCATGCGGTTCATGACCGAGTTCGAGGGCGTGATGACCAACCTGGAGCGGCGCTTCGCCGACACCGAGTCGGAGTTCATGCGCGAGAAGCTCGAGGAAATGATGGAACTGCGCCCCTGCCCCACCTGCGGCGGCACCCGCTACAAGCCCGAGATTCTGGCGGTGAGGGTCGGCGGCCTGAACATCGCCCAGGCGAGCGGCATGAGCGTCCTGGAAGCCGACGCCTTCTTCGGAGAGTTGCAGGACGGCGCGCTGGACCACGCCCGCATCGAGCCCTTCCTGAAGGAGCACCTGGGCGGGGCAGCGCGGGCCCACGGACCGCTGCACTACGCCTACACCCTGGGCGGCTTCGGCGCGGCGGTCGCGGCCCCAGTCCTGCGGGCCATCCGCACGCGGCTGAAGTTCCTGGTGGACGTGGGCCTGGATTACCTCTCGCTGGACCGCACCGCCAATACGCTCTCGGGCGGCGAGGCCCAGCGCATCCGGCTGGCGACGCAGGTCGGCTCGGGCCTCACCGGCGTGCTGTACGTGCTCGACGAACCGTCCATCGGCCTGCATCCCAAGGACAACGGCCGCCTCATCGGCACGCTGAAGAACCTGCGCGACCTGGGCAACACCCTTATCGTGGTCGAGCACGACGAGGACACCATGATCGAGGCCGACTACCTCGTGGACATGGGGCCGGGCGCGGGCGTACACGGTGGGCAGGTCATCGCGGTGGGCACGCCCGCCGAGGTCCGCGACAATCCCGAGAGCCTGACTGGCAAGTACCTGCGCGGCGAACTGAAGATCGAGGTGCCCGAGCAGCGCCGCCGGGGAAACGGCAAGCACCTCAAGGTCTTCGGCGCGCGCGAGCACAACCTCCAGAACGTGGATCTCGACCTGCCGCTGGGGGCCATGACGGTCGTCACCGGGCCCTCGGGCAGCGGCAAGAGCACGTTGATCCACGACATCCTGCACGCCTCGCTGGCGCGCGAGCTGAACGGCGCCAAGACGAATCCTGGCAGGTTCGACCGCATCGAGGGCATGGAGCATCTCGACAAGGTCATCGAGATCGACCAGTCGCCCATCGGCCGCACGCCGCGCAGCAACCCGGCCACCTACACCGGCATCTTCACCGAGATCCGCGACCTGTTCACCCGCACCCCCGAGGCGCGGCGGCGCGGCTACCTCGCCGGGCGCTTCTCGTTCAACGTCAAGGGCGGGCGCTGCGAGCACTGCAAGGGCGACGGGGTCATGAAGATCGAGATGAACTTCCTGCCCGACATCTACGTGCCGTGCGAGGTGTGTAAGGGCGCGCGCTACAACCGCGAGACCCTGGAAGTGAAGTACAACGCCAGGAGTATCGCCGACGTACTGGACATGACGGTCGAGGACGCGCGGAACTTCTTCGAGGCGATTCCAGCCATCGAGCGCAAGCTCAGCCTGCTGTGCGACGTGGGCCTGGGCTACATGCGCGTCGGGCAGCCCAGCACCACGCTGTCGGGCGGCGAGGCGCAGCGCATCAAGCTGGCGACCGAGCTGAGCAAGCGCGCGACCGGCAAGACCATCTACATCCTCGACGAGCCGACGACGGGCCTGCACTTCGAGGACGTGCGCCGCCTGATGGAAGTCCTCGACCGCCTGACCGACGGGGGCAACACCCTGGTCGTGATCGAGCACAACCTCGACGTGATGAAGCGCGCCGACTGGATCGTGGACCTGGGGCCCGAGGGCGGCGTGCGCGGCGGAACCATCGTGGCGACCGGCACCCCCGAACAGGTCGCCGCCCACCCCACGAGCTACACGGGCGAGTACCTGCGCAAACTGCCGGGCATCACGCCTGCGGCCGCGGCCGAGCCCGAGCCGGTCCTGGCCTCCCCCACCCGGAGCGGGCGTTCTCAGAAGGGGCGTGCTAAAACGGGAGCAGCATGA
- a CDS encoding thioredoxin domain-containing protein, protein MTRLSGNNQNRSVLLIGTVIAVVLIALALFAVRGRPAGGAANTNAVNFNYASLPFAGQESAPVNVVVVEDFKCPVCKQFEETVAPELRTKYVDSGQAKMYALVWPFLAQVVGLPTDDSKLAAQAGKCVYDQRGNDGFGAYKSILFRAQGDERTVWATKDRLKELAQNVEGLDQTAFATCLDTDATAARVDADEKQATDANVTGTPTVFVNGKVVTGSNGQGSWQLADITAAIDAAKQ, encoded by the coding sequence ATGACCCGACTGTCCGGAAACAACCAGAACCGCTCCGTGCTGCTCATCGGCACGGTCATTGCCGTCGTTCTCATCGCGCTGGCCCTGTTCGCGGTGCGTGGCCGTCCGGCAGGCGGCGCGGCGAACACGAACGCCGTGAACTTCAACTACGCCTCGCTGCCCTTCGCCGGCCAGGAAAGTGCCCCCGTGAATGTCGTCGTCGTCGAGGACTTCAAGTGCCCTGTGTGCAAGCAGTTCGAGGAGACGGTCGCCCCCGAGCTGCGCACCAAGTACGTGGACAGCGGTCAGGCCAAGATGTACGCCCTCGTGTGGCCCTTCCTGGCGCAGGTCGTGGGTCTGCCCACCGACGACAGCAAGCTCGCCGCACAGGCCGGCAAGTGCGTATACGACCAGCGCGGCAACGACGGCTTCGGCGCCTACAAGTCGATCCTGTTCCGCGCGCAGGGCGACGAGCGCACCGTGTGGGCCACCAAGGACCGCCTCAAGGAACTGGCACAGAACGTCGAGGGCCTCGACCAGACCGCCTTCGCCACCTGCCTCGACACCGACGCCACCGCCGCGCGCGTGGACGCCGACGAGAAGCAGGCCACCGACGCGAACGTGACCGGCACGCCCACCGTGTTCGTCAACGGCAAGGTCGTGACCGGCAGCAACGGCCAGGGCAGCTGGCAGCTCGCCGACATCACCGCCGCCATCGACGCCGCCAAGCAGTGA
- a CDS encoding disulfide bond formation protein B, whose product MSRDNRLYLAWVVALVATLGSLYFSEVRGFNPCILCWYQRICMYPLAAVLGIAAFRGDLNIRIYALPLAAVGWLTALYQNAETWGWVPVLKACTTNPAASCGTPWPVWGAGNDALNTTITIPVLSMIAFTLIIALLSWRRVARTAGDQTVTAQA is encoded by the coding sequence GTGAGCCGAGACAACCGCCTATACCTTGCCTGGGTCGTGGCCCTGGTCGCCACGCTGGGCAGCCTGTACTTCAGCGAGGTGCGGGGGTTCAACCCCTGCATCCTGTGCTGGTACCAGCGCATCTGCATGTACCCGCTCGCGGCGGTGCTGGGTATCGCGGCCTTCCGGGGTGACCTGAATATCCGCATCTACGCCCTGCCGCTGGCCGCCGTCGGCTGGCTGACCGCGCTGTACCAGAACGCGGAAACCTGGGGCTGGGTGCCGGTCCTCAAGGCCTGCACCACCAACCCCGCCGCCTCGTGCGGAACGCCCTGGCCGGTATGGGGCGCAGGCAACGACGCCCTGAACACCACCATCACCATTCCGGTCCTGAGCATGATCGCCTTCACCCTCATCATCGCTCTGCTGAGCTGGCGCCGCGTCGCCCGCACGGCCGGCGATCAGACGGTCACTGCGCAGGCGTAA